The following are encoded in a window of Romeriopsis navalis LEGE 11480 genomic DNA:
- a CDS encoding PhnE/PtxC family ABC transporter permease, with product MTKAAQIHQPKRWSPVLYWLLSGGLIFGLALIPSGIGQREIFNWNGWPQFWRFVVAAAQPNLTPDLLSVTLDATVVTLAYAICGTFLSILLGSVFGLLSSQVWWESLLGAQGRWVYQPVRLLLAVPRAIHELIWGLLLLNIWGLDPLSAIVAIAIPFGAITAKVFSEILDDTPRQPLQALLNSGTAPLIALVYGLLPQAFLNLFSYGFYRFECSLRSAAVLGVIGAGGLGYQILVSLQSLKYDELWTFFYALMILNGGVDWCSAQLRDRFGCVSRLDLNVRGRSPKPGKLGAVLANKSLAQPTGFWIGVLIAVGSAIAYLKPDFERIGSVRSQRLAHELFTSLWPLDWSGVGDLGLPMLETVAMSIVAILVAAVFGLLLAFPAARHLFQPGGLLNSGNQRFWPTINRLGARVILLVSRAIPAPIWALVMLYVMFPGILPGAIALGIHNLGILGRLMAEVIENLDQRPLEALKTTGASNGGIFLYGILPLTMPRFLAYSLYRWEVCMRETVIVGLVGVGGLGRILTEQLTSFDYAALVVTLMGFLVLTFGVDWVSGQLRKSVR from the coding sequence ATGACTAAGGCAGCACAGATTCATCAGCCAAAACGCTGGTCACCCGTATTGTATTGGTTATTGAGCGGCGGACTCATTTTCGGTTTGGCTCTGATTCCCAGCGGAATTGGACAACGGGAAATTTTCAACTGGAATGGTTGGCCACAGTTTTGGCGATTTGTGGTGGCCGCAGCGCAGCCAAATTTAACGCCGGATTTACTATCAGTCACGCTGGATGCCACAGTCGTTACCCTGGCCTATGCAATTTGCGGCACATTTTTAAGTATTTTGCTCGGTTCGGTGTTTGGTTTACTCTCATCTCAAGTTTGGTGGGAGTCGTTGCTGGGTGCTCAAGGTCGCTGGGTATACCAACCTGTACGATTATTATTGGCAGTGCCACGGGCCATCCATGAGTTGATTTGGGGCTTGCTGTTGCTGAATATTTGGGGGCTTGATCCGCTGAGCGCGATCGTCGCCATTGCGATTCCGTTTGGGGCGATCACCGCGAAAGTTTTTTCGGAGATTTTGGATGATACGCCACGTCAGCCGTTGCAAGCCCTATTGAATAGTGGCACTGCACCATTGATTGCTTTGGTCTATGGTTTACTGCCGCAAGCCTTCCTCAATCTATTTTCCTACGGCTTTTACCGGTTCGAATGTTCACTGCGATCGGCGGCCGTATTAGGCGTGATTGGCGCTGGGGGATTAGGCTATCAGATTTTGGTCAGTCTGCAATCGTTAAAGTATGACGAGCTGTGGACATTTTTCTATGCGCTAATGATTTTGAATGGTGGCGTGGATTGGTGTAGTGCGCAGCTCCGCGATCGCTTTGGTTGTGTCAGTCGCTTGGATCTGAATGTGCGGGGACGATCGCCAAAACCAGGCAAATTGGGCGCGGTTTTGGCCAACAAAAGCCTTGCGCAACCGACGGGATTCTGGATTGGGGTATTGATTGCCGTAGGCAGCGCAATTGCCTACCTTAAACCAGATTTCGAGCGCATTGGGTCAGTTCGTTCACAACGTTTAGCCCATGAATTATTTACTTCACTGTGGCCGCTGGATTGGTCAGGGGTGGGAGACCTTGGCCTGCCGATGCTGGAGACGGTAGCGATGTCGATCGTGGCCATTCTGGTTGCTGCTGTATTCGGTTTACTGCTGGCCTTTCCGGCGGCACGGCATCTATTTCAACCCGGCGGTTTGCTGAATTCGGGGAATCAGCGGTTTTGGCCAACGATCAATCGGCTGGGTGCGAGAGTAATTCTGCTCGTGAGTCGCGCAATTCCTGCCCCAATTTGGGCTTTGGTTATGCTGTATGTGATGTTTCCAGGGATTCTGCCTGGCGCGATCGCCCTGGGGATTCACAATCTCGGTATCCTCGGGCGGTTGATGGCAGAGGTGATTGAAAATCTCGATCAACGACCTTTGGAGGCATTAAAAACCACTGGTGCGAGTAATGGCGGGATTTTTCTATATGGAATTCTGCCGCTGACGATGCCGCGGTTTTTGGCTTATTCGCTATATCGCTGGGAAGTTTGTATGCGGGAGACCGTAATTGTTGGATTAGTTGGTGTCGGCGGTTTGGGCCGGATTTTGACGGAGCAGTTGACCAGTTTTGACTATGCCGCACTGGTGGTGACGCTAATGGGATTTTTGGTTTTGACCTTCGGGGTGGATTGGGTCAGTGGGCAATTACGTAAGTCGGTACGGTAA
- a CDS encoding HlyD family secretion protein: MPELTAPHPTVLTPAHPDWELGLSEDWSASTQELLDTMPQRWSRSLLYTMVMFGSVVLPWAFLAEVDEVGTARGRLEPQGKTIRLDAPVAGTVARVNVKAGQTVKAGEALLALDTKLLQTELQQARDQLEGQLNRLVQLRLMQQQLHLSLRTQRLQYQAQIAEQESERNRAVQQLRYFEKSYAIAQQVLQKDAQRAVKFRRLFQQGIIAGIRADDAERTMLTTNQSLKQVQSEWAQAKVNLQKQRSTAERMRREGEVALLATDRQRKQAQAGIAQLQTEVIALRSQIKNLTLRIQQSQLKIPVEGTIFELPQQHAGAVVQPGQMLATIAPKGAPLVLRAQVTTTESGFLKVGLPVKIKLDAYPFQEYGVLPGKIRWISPNSKSPQTSQSGSEPASSDQAVFDVEIELAQTALQAGNRTIALKPGQTANAEIIIRQRRVADFFLDPFRKLQKGGMNF; this comes from the coding sequence ATGCCTGAATTAACTGCTCCCCATCCGACAGTCCTGACGCCCGCCCATCCGGACTGGGAGCTTGGCCTGTCGGAAGATTGGTCAGCCAGCACCCAGGAGCTGCTGGATACGATGCCACAGCGCTGGAGCCGCAGCTTGCTGTACACAATGGTGATGTTTGGTTCGGTGGTCCTGCCCTGGGCGTTTCTGGCGGAGGTGGACGAAGTCGGCACGGCCCGAGGGCGGTTAGAACCGCAGGGCAAAACCATCCGGCTCGATGCACCGGTTGCCGGTACGGTGGCCCGTGTGAACGTCAAAGCGGGTCAAACGGTAAAAGCGGGTGAAGCGCTGCTTGCCCTTGATACCAAGTTGCTCCAAACCGAGCTGCAGCAAGCGCGTGACCAACTAGAAGGCCAACTCAATCGCTTGGTGCAATTGCGGCTGATGCAGCAGCAACTGCACCTGAGTTTGCGGACACAGCGACTCCAGTATCAGGCCCAGATCGCTGAACAGGAGTCGGAGCGTAACCGAGCGGTTCAACAGCTGCGTTACTTTGAAAAATCCTATGCCATTGCCCAGCAAGTATTACAAAAGGACGCCCAACGCGCCGTGAAATTTCGTCGATTGTTTCAGCAGGGAATCATTGCCGGCATTCGGGCCGATGATGCTGAGCGGACAATGCTGACCACGAATCAGAGCCTGAAGCAAGTGCAGTCCGAATGGGCCCAGGCAAAAGTCAATCTACAGAAGCAGCGGAGTACCGCCGAGCGGATGCGGCGAGAAGGCGAGGTGGCGCTATTGGCGACCGATCGCCAACGCAAACAGGCCCAAGCCGGGATTGCCCAACTTCAGACGGAAGTGATTGCCCTACGCAGTCAGATCAAGAACTTGACGCTGCGAATTCAGCAAAGCCAACTAAAAATTCCCGTCGAGGGCACGATTTTTGAACTGCCGCAGCAACATGCAGGTGCGGTGGTGCAGCCGGGGCAAATGCTGGCGACGATCGCTCCGAAGGGGGCACCTTTGGTCCTGCGCGCGCAGGTAACCACAACTGAAAGTGGGTTCCTAAAGGTCGGTTTGCCAGTCAAGATCAAACTTGATGCCTATCCGTTTCAGGAATATGGTGTGTTACCCGGTAAGATTCGCTGGATTTCACCCAACTCAAAATCGCCCCAAACATCGCAATCTGGCAGTGAACCGGCGAGTTCTGACCAAGCTGTCTTTGATGTTGAAATTGAGCTAGCGCAAACGGCATTGCAGGCAGGTAATCGGACGATTGCCCTAAAGCCGGGCCAAACTGCCAATGCGGAAATTATCATTCGCCAGCGGCGGGTGGCCGATTTCTTCCTTGATCCCTTCCGGAAGTTACAGAAGGGGGGGATGAATTTTTAG
- a CDS encoding peptidylprolyl isomerase, whose translation MSRSITITPNDILQQAKYTFQMPGLVAQATHRQIIFDTAEREGLIVSTEELQQTADELRVTHKLLSARDTLKWLEQHQLSVEDFEDLAYTRLIREKLKVHLCAAKVPAYFAERQLDYAQAIIYEVTVESPELAMELFYSLQEHEQDFLGIVHRYTPEPMRRLSGDYRRIVRRHDLDPEISAAVFAATPPSSIKPIKTQSGYQIVYVAEIMPPELTSTLAAQIQEELFQKWLRRQTKRQDISLAIG comes from the coding sequence ATGTCGCGATCGATCACTATTACGCCAAACGATATTCTGCAACAGGCTAAATATACGTTTCAGATGCCAGGGCTGGTGGCCCAAGCCACCCATCGTCAAATCATTTTCGACACAGCGGAACGGGAGGGGCTGATTGTCTCGACCGAAGAGTTGCAGCAAACGGCAGATGAACTGCGTGTTACCCACAAACTACTCAGCGCCCGTGACACGTTGAAGTGGCTAGAGCAGCATCAACTTTCGGTGGAAGATTTTGAAGATTTAGCTTATACAAGACTCATCCGCGAAAAGCTCAAAGTGCATCTCTGCGCAGCTAAGGTTCCGGCTTATTTTGCGGAACGACAACTTGACTATGCCCAAGCGATTATCTATGAAGTGACAGTTGAGTCGCCGGAGCTAGCAATGGAGCTGTTCTATAGTTTGCAAGAACATGAGCAAGATTTTTTGGGGATCGTGCATCGTTATACCCCAGAGCCAATGCGGCGCCTAAGCGGTGACTATCGCCGCATTGTCCGTCGCCACGACCTCGATCCAGAAATTTCGGCGGCCGTTTTTGCGGCTACCCCACCCAGCAGCATCAAACCGATCAAAACCCAAAGTGGCTACCAAATCGTCTATGTGGCCGAAATCATGCCGCCCGAACTAACAAGCACGTTAGCCGCCCAAATTCAGGAGGAGCTATTTCAAAAATGGCTACGGCGTCAGACGAAGCGCCAGGATATATCATTGGCGATTGGCTAA
- a CDS encoding UDP-N-acetylmuramoyl-tripeptide--D-alanyl-D-alanine ligase — protein MPFQAKLAGILAALDNPTHQLSDLDQMAMGLTTDSRAVAPGQVFLALRGDKFDGHDFVASCIQQGATAAIVDEDFSHPQAAHAPLIIVPDTLKAYQAIGRWWRRQFDIPVIGITGSVGKTTSKELVTAILSQYGNVHKTHANYNNEIGVPKTLLGLGPEHDFAVVEMGMRGLGQIAELAQIAEPTIGLVTTLGTAHIELLGSTDAIAQAKCELFAEMSPDGIAIINQDNALLVETAAKVWQGQSIGFGMSGGDVQGKLIDTETVEIAGKQFPLPLSGEHNAMNYLGALSVAKALNLSWDKFETGLEVNLPGGRAKRYELENDVILLDETYNAGLESMLASLKLLAQTPGKRRIAVLGTMKELGDYSVQFHEQVGAGAKAQGVDELLILADPDESAAMAKGADSISTHQFENHDAVIKHLHRIMQPGDRILFKASRAVGLDRVVEALC, from the coding sequence ATGCCGTTTCAAGCTAAGCTCGCTGGGATCCTCGCAGCCCTCGATAATCCAACTCACCAGCTCTCTGACCTCGATCAGATGGCGATGGGGCTAACGACTGATAGCCGGGCTGTGGCCCCGGGACAAGTGTTTTTAGCGCTGCGCGGTGATAAGTTTGATGGGCATGATTTTGTGGCCAGTTGCATCCAGCAGGGCGCGACTGCGGCGATCGTTGACGAAGACTTCAGCCATCCCCAAGCGGCCCATGCACCATTGATTATTGTGCCGGATACGCTCAAGGCTTACCAAGCGATCGGCCGCTGGTGGCGACGCCAGTTTGATATTCCGGTGATTGGAATTACAGGTTCCGTCGGCAAGACGACTAGCAAAGAATTAGTTACGGCGATTCTGAGTCAGTATGGCAACGTCCATAAAACCCATGCCAACTACAACAACGAAATCGGCGTGCCCAAGACGCTGTTGGGTTTGGGGCCAGAGCATGATTTTGCCGTTGTGGAAATGGGCATGCGCGGGTTGGGTCAAATCGCCGAACTAGCCCAGATTGCCGAACCGACGATCGGACTCGTCACAACCTTAGGCACAGCCCATATTGAATTGCTGGGTTCGACCGATGCGATCGCCCAAGCGAAATGTGAACTATTTGCCGAGATGTCCCCCGATGGCATCGCGATCATTAATCAAGATAACGCTTTACTCGTCGAAACTGCTGCTAAAGTTTGGCAGGGTCAATCGATTGGCTTTGGGATGAGTGGCGGTGATGTGCAAGGTAAGTTGATCGACACGGAAACCGTCGAGATTGCGGGGAAGCAGTTTCCCTTGCCCTTGAGTGGTGAGCATAATGCCATGAACTATTTAGGGGCGTTGTCCGTCGCCAAGGCCTTAAATCTGAGTTGGGATAAGTTTGAAACCGGTTTAGAAGTGAATCTTCCGGGTGGTCGGGCGAAGCGATACGAGTTAGAGAATGACGTGATTTTGCTCGATGAAACCTACAATGCCGGTTTAGAGTCGATGCTGGCGTCGCTGAAGCTTCTGGCCCAAACCCCTGGTAAGCGACGGATTGCAGTCCTAGGCACGATGAAAGAATTAGGCGACTATTCCGTCCAGTTCCATGAACAAGTCGGTGCGGGCGCGAAGGCTCAAGGGGTGGATGAGTTATTGATTTTGGCGGACCCCGACGAATCGGCGGCAATGGCGAAGGGTGCCGATTCTATTTCAACCCATCAGTTTGAGAATCATGACGCCGTGATCAAGCATTTGCACCGCATTATGCAGCCCGGCGATCGAATTTTGTTCAAAGCCTCCCGGGCCGTGGGACTCGATCGGGTGGTTGAGGCATTGTGTTAA